CCACGATGGGCCCGATGATCTGCGCGCCGGAGCCGATGATGACATTATCCCGCAGCGTCGGGTGGCGCTTGCCGCCCTCGCCGTTGGTGGGGTTGGTGCCGCCCAGCGTGACGCATTGGTAGATGGTCACATTGTCGCCGATTTCCGCCGTTTCCCCGATGACGGTGAAGCCGTGGTCGATGAAGAAATTGCGGCCGATCTTCGCGCCGGGATGAATGTCTATCCCGGTCAGGAAGCGCGCCGTGTGGTTCACGAAACGGGCGAAGAAGAACATGCCGCCGTTGAACAGCCAGTGGGCCAGCCGGTGCATGCCCAGCGCCCAGACTCCGGGGTAGAGCATGATCTCCGCCCGCGAACGCGGCGCAGGGTCGCGCGCACGGATACTGTCGAGATAAGCTGCCAGTCTGCCGAACATGTGGCCGATTCTCCCACCAACTGCGCGCTAAAGCAAGCGCGGCTCGTCCGGGCCATGTAGGCATTCCAGCGCCGCACGCCAGATGGCAAGCCGCGGCGCGCTCTTGCGTTCCAGGCTCAGCCGGTCAATTTCGGCCACCAGCCGCTCCAGCGCGGCGGCAGACCTTTCCGCCCGCGGCAGCAGATAATGTACGGCATCCGGCTCCAGCGGCAGGCCGCGCTCCTCCGCCAGCGACAGCAGCAGGTCGCCCGCCATCGCGTCATCCGGCTGGCCGATTTCCAGCTGCAACGATCCGCCCATGCGGCTGCGCAGGTCCGGCAGGGTGATGTCCCAAGGCGGTTCGCCGCCGATCACCAGCAGCGGCGTGCCGTCCGCCTGCGCGCGGTTCCAGCGGTGGAACAGCTCAGTCTCGTCCAGCGCCTGCGCATCGTCCACGGCCGCGCCGTTTCCGCTGGCCGCAAACCAGCGCGCCAGCAGCGACTTGCCCGATCGCGGCGGTCCGGTAAGCACGGCGGTGCGAAAGGGCCAGCTTTCAGGCTGAGTCAGCGCATCGGCGACATGGGCATTGGCATTGCCGATGACGATGCGCGGCGGGCCTCCCCGGGCCCCGCTGCGAAGGGGAAGCGCAATCTGGCCCATGCCGCGCGTCAGCGGCTGATGCGCAGCGCGTTGCTGCCCTGCTCCACCGTAAAGCCGCGCCCGCGGAGGGCGGCGGCAAGGCCGGACAGGCTGCCCTGGTAGGATACGCGCATGATCGAGGTGCCGCCCACGGCCATGGAGCTGACTGCAGCCGCGCGGACATTGGGCGTGCTGCGCACAGCCGCCAGCGTCGCGGCAAAAGTGTCGGAATCCGGCGATGCGAATTGCACGACGTAAGAGACGACTTCCACCGGCTGATCCGGATCGGGCGCTTCGGAGGCGACCGGCGCATCGGGCGTTGCAGCAGGCTTGGGCCGTTCGGCCTCGCGCCGCGCGGCTTCCTCGCGCCGCGATGCTTCGAGCAGAGCCTGCACTTCGGGGCTGATGGAGACCTTCTGGCTGAGCAGTGAGGGATCGGGCCGCAGCGTGCCGTCCTGCAGCGCGCGGGTGAATATGGTGTCGAACCGCTTCAGCGCCTGCGCATACATGGCCGGGATCGCCGCTTCGTTCTTGGCCGTAAGCTCGAATTCGTCGAGGAAGGTATTGTCCGGGCCATAGCGCGCGGTGAAGGTGCCGGTGACCGGGCCACCGGGCCAGGACCGGCGCAGCTGCACCACCGGGATCAGCACATCGGCGGCGCTGAACTGGTCCAGGATCGTATTCCACCAGGTGCGACTGCGGCGGCCGGTCTGGCCGTAAGTCAGCAGCAGGCTCTCACCCCCCATCCCGGAGGGGCGGACATAGTCGATCGAGCTGCTTCCGGTCTGGAACTGCGCCCAGGCGCGCTGCCAACCGTTACGCCGTTCGAACATGGTCGCCGTACCGCCTTCGATCAGCACGGGCAGCGTCAACATCGGCGCGCTGCGCGAACGGCGACCCGTGGCGGAGCCCAATAGGCCGCCCGCACGCTGCCGGTCGAAAATGACGCCGAGCGTCGCAACATAGCGGCGCGGGCCGAGCTGTTCGCGCTCGATCACGATGGCAGAAACCATACCGTTCAGTCGCGAATCGGGAATGGCAGGACCGCCCAGCTGCTTCCACGCCAGCCGCTGCGCTTCCTGCCAGCCCTTGTTGCGCGCGTCTTCCGGACTGTCGCCGGTCACATCCACCTCGATGCCCTGGACATCAATATCGGTGCTGCTGGCAACGGGGGGAATACCACGGTCTCCGGACACCTGCGCCCACAAGGCGGTAGCCGCCAGCGCCAGCGCAAACAGCACCGCCAGCCCGGCAATGCGGGCAGGGTTGCTGTGGCGAAGGAGGCGAGCGGTTCTTGTCATCGGGGAAATCGCCAGCCTTTTGCCCAAACCCCCATGGAAATCCAAGTGCGAATGCGCCAAGGCTGCGGACATGTCAGGGGACAGTGAAAAATACACCTACGCCAAGGCGGGCGTGTCGATCGATGCCGGCAATGCGCTGGTGCGTGCCATCGGGCCGCTGGTGAAGGCCACGCGCCGCAGCGGTGCGGATGGCGATATCGGCGGCTTCGGCGGCTTCTTCGATCCCAAGGCTGCAGGATACAAGGATCCGCTGCTGGTTGCCGGGAATGACGGCGTCGGCACGAAGCTCAAGCTGGCCATCGACCATGACCGGCACGACACCGTCGGTATCGACCTCGTCGCCATGTGCGTGAACGATTTGATCGTGCAGGGTGCGGAGCCGCTGTTCTTCCTGGACTATTTCGCCACCGGAAAGCTGGAGAACGGCGTTGCAGAGCGCGTGATCGCGGGCATTGCGGATGGCTGCAAGGAAGCGGGCTGCGCGCTGATCGGCGGAGAGACGGCGGAAATGCCGGGCATGTATGCGCCGGGCGATTACGACCTTGCAGGCTTCTGCGTCGGCGCGGTGGAGCGCGGCGAGCAACTGACCGGCGACGGCGTGAAGGCAGGCCAGGTCCTGCTGGGCCTCGCATCCTCCGGCGTGCATTCCAATGGCTTCTCGCTGGTGCGGCGGCTGGCGGAGGACAAGGCGTGGGACATGACTGCCCCTGCCCCCTTCGATGGCGAGCGCTCGCTGCTCGATACGCTGGCCGAGCCGACACGCATTTACGTGAAGAGCCTGCTGCCTGTAATCCGCGACGGATTGGTGGCAGCATTGGCACACATCACCGGCGGCGGCCTGCTGGAAAACCTCCCCCGCGTGCTGCCC
This genomic interval from Paraurantiacibacter namhicola contains the following:
- the epsC gene encoding serine O-acetyltransferase EpsC, with the translated sequence MFGRLAAYLDSIRARDPAPRSRAEIMLYPGVWALGMHRLAHWLFNGGMFFFARFVNHTARFLTGIDIHPGAKIGRNFFIDHGFTVIGETAEIGDNVTIYQCVTLGGTNPTNGEGGKRHPTLRDNVIIGSGAQIIGPIVVGARARVGANAVVTDDVPEGATMIGLKARSTLVPAETWLREFIPYGTPCDDPCEPDMTRIDELEGRMRALQDEIEMLRAERERAEAASDDKPARKSGSAT
- a CDS encoding HdaA/DnaA family protein; amino-acid sequence: MGQIALPLRSGARGGPPRIVIGNANAHVADALTQPESWPFRTAVLTGPPRSGKSLLARWFAASGNGAAVDDAQALDETELFHRWNRAQADGTPLLVIGGEPPWDITLPDLRSRMGGSLQLEIGQPDDAMAGDLLLSLAEERGLPLEPDAVHYLLPRAERSAAALERLVAEIDRLSLERKSAPRLAIWRAALECLHGPDEPRLL
- the purM gene encoding phosphoribosylformylglycinamidine cyclo-ligase codes for the protein MSGDSEKYTYAKAGVSIDAGNALVRAIGPLVKATRRSGADGDIGGFGGFFDPKAAGYKDPLLVAGNDGVGTKLKLAIDHDRHDTVGIDLVAMCVNDLIVQGAEPLFFLDYFATGKLENGVAERVIAGIADGCKEAGCALIGGETAEMPGMYAPGDYDLAGFCVGAVERGEQLTGDGVKAGQVLLGLASSGVHSNGFSLVRRLAEDKAWDMTAPAPFDGERSLLDTLAEPTRIYVKSLLPVIRDGLVAALAHITGGGLLENLPRVLPDGARAMVDADAWQQPGLMRFLQQQGNIDPAEMARTFNCGVGMVLAVDEANVAAVTERLTEAREEVVRIGHIEAGEKGCSVSGSAGTWGADAAWSAQHDG